In a genomic window of Dyadobacter fermentans DSM 18053:
- a CDS encoding YifB family Mg chelatase-like AAA ATPase has protein sequence MLAKTYGSAVFGVDATIITIEVNVGQGLGFYMVGLADNAVKESQQRVEASLKHFGYKMPRQKLVVNLAPADIRKEGSAYDLPIAICTLQCSDQLVCVRNTEDYIILGELSLDGILRPIKGVLPIAIEARKQGFKGIVLPAENAHEAAIVNNLDVIPVGTLAEAVGYFKGTHEIEPLRVDTRDLFFTSQNDYEADFEHVQGQENIKRALEIAAAGGHNAIMIGPPGAGKTMLAKRIPGILPPLSLPEALETTKIHSVAGRLGKQATLVSRRPFRSPHHSISDVALVGGGSYPQPGEISLAHNGVLFLDELPEFKRSVLEVMRQPLEERKVSISRAKMAVEYPANFMLIASMNPCPCGYYNHPERECVCGPGVVQKYLNKISGPLLDRIDLHVEVTPVSFEQISSTRKSESSEQIRERVINARERQTERFKNHKEIYSNAMMTPEMVKQICTVNEGGKMLLHKAMERLGLSARAYDRILKVSRTIADLADSDDIKVEHLAEAIQYRSLDRENWAG, from the coding sequence ATGCTTGCCAAAACTTACGGAAGCGCTGTTTTCGGCGTCGATGCCACGATCATCACCATCGAAGTGAACGTCGGTCAGGGACTGGGATTTTATATGGTTGGTCTTGCCGATAATGCGGTGAAAGAAAGTCAGCAGCGTGTAGAAGCCTCCCTGAAACATTTCGGCTACAAAATGCCGCGCCAGAAACTGGTCGTTAATCTGGCTCCGGCGGACATTCGCAAAGAAGGCTCCGCGTACGACCTCCCCATCGCGATTTGTACGCTGCAATGTTCCGACCAGCTCGTGTGCGTCCGCAACACCGAAGATTACATTATCCTCGGCGAGCTCTCCCTAGACGGCATACTCCGGCCCATTAAAGGCGTGCTGCCCATCGCGATCGAGGCGCGCAAGCAGGGATTCAAAGGCATTGTACTCCCCGCGGAAAATGCGCACGAAGCTGCCATTGTGAATAATCTGGACGTCATTCCGGTGGGTACCCTCGCGGAAGCGGTCGGGTATTTCAAAGGCACGCACGAGATAGAACCGCTCCGGGTGGACACGCGTGACTTGTTTTTCACCTCTCAAAACGACTATGAAGCGGATTTTGAGCATGTACAGGGACAGGAAAACATCAAGCGCGCCCTGGAAATCGCGGCTGCGGGCGGGCATAATGCGATCATGATCGGGCCGCCGGGGGCTGGTAAAACAATGCTTGCGAAACGCATTCCAGGCATCTTGCCTCCGCTCAGCCTGCCCGAAGCATTGGAAACTACCAAAATACACTCCGTTGCGGGGCGGCTCGGGAAACAGGCCACACTGGTGTCACGCCGTCCGTTCCGCTCACCGCACCATTCGATCAGCGACGTGGCGCTGGTGGGTGGCGGGAGCTATCCGCAGCCGGGCGAAATATCGCTGGCGCACAATGGCGTGCTATTCCTGGATGAGCTGCCGGAGTTCAAAAGGTCGGTACTCGAAGTCATGCGCCAGCCGCTGGAAGAGCGGAAGGTGAGCATTTCGCGGGCGAAAATGGCGGTGGAATATCCTGCCAATTTCATGCTCATTGCGAGCATGAACCCCTGCCCGTGCGGATATTACAATCATCCCGAAAGAGAATGCGTCTGCGGCCCCGGGGTCGTACAGAAGTACCTCAACAAAATCAGCGGCCCGCTCCTGGACCGCATCGACCTGCATGTAGAAGTGACGCCGGTTTCCTTCGAACAGATCTCCTCCACCCGCAAATCCGAAAGCAGCGAACAGATCCGCGAGCGCGTCATCAATGCCCGCGAGCGACAGACTGAGCGTTTCAAAAATCATAAGGAAATCTATTCCAATGCGATGATGACGCCCGAAATGGTCAAACAGATCTGCACCGTCAACGAAGGCGGCAAAATGCTCCTCCACAAAGCGATGGAACGCCTGGGCCTCTCCGCCCGCGCCTACGACCGCATCCTTAAAGTCTCCCGCACCATCGCCGACCTGGCCGATAGCGACGATATTAAAGTAGAACACCTCGCCGAGGCAATCCAATACCGCAGCCTGGACCGGGAGAATTGGGCTGGATAG
- a CDS encoding N-acetylmuramoyl-L-alanine amidase family protein produces MNRIFLTLLLLAGIASIAVAQSKRKPLKRKVICIDPGHGGTAATDSYRVGPGGEREEWVNLRVALLLQQMLEKKGARVLMTRTTDVEVPLADRAKLACDREADLFVSIHHNATADSSVNFPIIYFHGNMSENVASVNFGKELSATLLKHLYKPGTPVSLVSDFTIFPDAGASVLRNTYGMPALLAEASFFTNPAEERRLKQPEYNTAEALAYTEAIVAFFAKPVAPIAAKNSKVPAIPAFKVFQEAERMTPIARRWRQDFDEGKVFMTKKETALLRESYELFTRSARSFPDSWLAGQSHQNRAVLLRKLGKATEAGQEDQRFREYYVPMNGK; encoded by the coding sequence ATGAACCGCATTTTCCTCACCTTATTGTTGCTCGCCGGCATCGCCTCGATCGCCGTCGCTCAGTCGAAACGAAAGCCGCTCAAAAGAAAAGTAATATGCATTGATCCGGGCCATGGCGGCACCGCCGCTACCGACAGCTATCGCGTGGGCCCGGGCGGAGAGCGGGAAGAATGGGTTAACCTCCGTGTGGCGTTGCTATTGCAGCAAATGCTCGAAAAGAAGGGCGCCAGGGTGCTCATGACGAGGACTACCGACGTGGAAGTGCCGCTGGCCGATCGTGCAAAGCTCGCCTGCGACCGCGAAGCCGATCTCTTCGTATCAATTCACCATAATGCGACGGCCGATTCGTCGGTGAACTTCCCGATCATTTATTTTCATGGAAATATGTCGGAGAACGTCGCAAGCGTCAATTTTGGCAAAGAACTCTCGGCTACGTTGCTGAAACATTTGTACAAACCCGGTACACCGGTTTCGCTGGTGTCGGACTTCACTATTTTTCCTGATGCGGGCGCATCGGTGCTGAGGAATACATATGGCATGCCCGCGCTGCTCGCTGAGGCGTCTTTTTTTACCAACCCCGCCGAGGAGCGCCGTCTGAAACAGCCTGAATACAACACCGCCGAAGCCCTCGCCTACACCGAGGCCATTGTGGCATTTTTCGCAAAACCGGTTGCGCCGATTGCCGCAAAGAACTCGAAAGTGCCCGCGATCCCTGCATTCAAGGTCTTTCAGGAAGCGGAGCGCATGACGCCCATTGCCCGGCGCTGGCGGCAGGATTTCGACGAAGGAAAGGTGTTTATGACAAAAAAGGAGACGGCACTGCTCCGCGAATCGTACGAACTGTTCACGCGCTCGGCCCGCTCTTTCCCCGACTCCTGGCTCGCCGGCCAAAGTCATCAGAACCGCGCCGTACTGCTGCGGAAACTGGGCAAGGCCACCGAAGCCGGACAGGAGGATCAGCGGTTCAGGGAATATTATGTGCCGATGAACGGCAAGTAG